One genomic window of Streptomyces sp. NBC_01276 includes the following:
- a CDS encoding patatin-like phospholipase family protein — MGGDTALVLGGGGLTGIGWETGILYGLARAGVDLSRADLVVGTSAGSVVGAQLASGLLTPQELYERQLGDTTGEVAARIGAGVIARYAVAMARSRDAVGYRKRVGAMALAADTTDEAERRAVLEARLVSHEWPERRLVVTAVDALSGELAAFERDGDAGLVEAVSASCAVPGVWPPVTIGGRRFVDGGVRSATNADLAAGYRRVVVIAPIALGSGKVPAPSAQAARLRADGARVLLITPSPEARKAFGRNVLDPARRDPAARAGLVQAAAHVDAAREVWEGPAGA; from the coding sequence ATGGGCGGCGACACGGCACTGGTGCTCGGCGGCGGAGGACTCACCGGCATCGGATGGGAGACCGGGATCCTCTACGGGCTCGCCCGCGCCGGAGTGGACCTCTCCCGCGCCGACCTCGTCGTCGGCACCTCGGCGGGCTCGGTGGTCGGCGCTCAGCTCGCCTCCGGGCTGCTCACCCCGCAGGAGCTGTACGAGCGCCAGCTCGGCGACACCACCGGGGAGGTCGCCGCCCGGATCGGGGCGGGCGTCATCGCCCGGTACGCCGTGGCCATGGCCCGCTCGCGCGACGCGGTCGGCTACCGCAAGAGGGTCGGCGCGATGGCGCTCGCCGCCGACACCACCGACGAGGCGGAGCGGCGCGCGGTGCTGGAAGCCCGCCTGGTCTCCCACGAGTGGCCCGAGCGGCGCCTCGTCGTCACCGCCGTCGACGCGCTGAGCGGGGAGCTCGCCGCCTTCGAGCGGGACGGGGACGCGGGGCTGGTGGAAGCGGTCTCGGCGAGCTGCGCCGTACCCGGGGTGTGGCCGCCGGTGACGATCGGCGGGCGCCGGTTCGTCGACGGCGGGGTCCGCTCCGCCACCAACGCCGACCTCGCCGCCGGATACCGCCGCGTGGTGGTCATCGCCCCGATCGCCCTGGGCTCCGGAAAGGTCCCCGCCCCGTCCGCACAGGCCGCGCGGTTGCGGGCCGACGGAGCCCGGGTGCTGCTGATCACCCCGTCGCCCGAGGCCCGCAAGGCCTTCGGTCGCAACGTGCTCGACCCCGCCCGCCGGGACCCGGCGGCGCGGGCCGGACTGGTTCAGGCCGCCGCCCACGTGGACGCGGCCCGGGAGGTCTGGGAGGGTCCGGCGGGGGCCTGA
- a CDS encoding spermidine synthase, with protein MPDVDRERAWLLTVDGAPQSYVDLDEPGHLEFEYVRRLAHVLDCAAEPGDALDLLHLGGGALTLPRYAAGSRPGSRQTVVEFDAGLVDLVAEHLPLPAGADVTVHAADARGWLATAPPRSADVIVADVFGGSRVPAQLTSVEYAREAARVLRPGGLYAANLADGAPFGFLRSQLANFGAVFGELALIAEPGVLRGRRFGNAVLLASDGALPLAGLARRCAGDAFPARVEHGEALARFVRGAATVADADAVASPEPPEGAFSLG; from the coding sequence ATGCCGGACGTGGACCGGGAGCGGGCCTGGCTGCTCACCGTGGACGGGGCCCCGCAGTCGTACGTCGACCTCGACGAGCCCGGACACCTGGAGTTCGAGTACGTACGCCGCCTCGCGCACGTGCTCGACTGCGCGGCGGAGCCGGGGGACGCCCTGGACCTGCTGCACCTGGGCGGCGGCGCCCTGACCCTGCCGCGCTACGCCGCCGGGTCCCGGCCCGGGTCCCGGCAGACGGTGGTGGAGTTCGACGCCGGCCTGGTGGACCTGGTCGCCGAACACCTGCCGCTGCCCGCCGGGGCGGACGTGACCGTGCACGCCGCCGACGCCCGGGGCTGGCTGGCCACCGCCCCGCCCCGGAGCGCGGACGTGATCGTCGCCGACGTGTTCGGGGGCTCCCGGGTGCCGGCCCAGCTCACCTCGGTGGAGTACGCGCGGGAGGCCGCCCGGGTGCTGCGGCCCGGGGGGCTGTACGCGGCGAACCTGGCGGACGGGGCGCCGTTCGGCTTCCTGCGGTCCCAGCTGGCGAACTTCGGGGCCGTCTTCGGGGAGCTGGCCCTGATCGCGGAGCCGGGCGTGCTGCGGGGCCGGCGCTTCGGCAACGCGGTGCTGCTGGCCTCGGACGGCGCCCTTCCGCTGGCCGGCCTCGCCCGGCGGTGCGCCGGGGACGCCTTCCCGGCCCGGGTGGAGCACGGGGAGGCGCTGGCCCGCTTCGTGCGCGGGGCGGCGACGGTGGCGGACGCCGACGCGGTGGCCTCGCCGGAGCCGCCGGAGGGGGCGTTCAGCCTCGGCTGA
- a CDS encoding MFS transporter, producing the protein MRPAPTATPHGLPRRRPEWAGRNYTLLTGAAVITNLGSHGALVAAAFAVLGAGGSGGDVGLVAAARTLPLVLFLLVGGALADRLPRHRVMVAANALNCLSQAAFAFLVLAGDPRLWQMMLLTALCGTGTAFFNPAAEGMLLSSVSGEHSNRAFAFFRMAMNGAGIGGAALGGAMIAAIGPGWVLAVDAAAFALAGLLRAFLDVSHVARRAPGGGLLADLREGWVEVRTRPWLWSIVLQFSVVVAVVGAAEAVYGPLVARDRLGGPAPWGMALACFGAGTIAGALLMMTWKPRRLLLVGTLCVFPLALPSAALAVPLPVWGLCAVMFVSGTAIEVFGVNWMTTMHQEIPEEKFSRVSAYDWFGSVSMLPLATALAGPAETAFGRTAALWGCAALVVAGTAAVLFVPDVRRLTRKPPPVRSPAPAPAAPAPAAPDPARGGAAGVS; encoded by the coding sequence GTGAGACCTGCCCCCACCGCCACCCCCCACGGCCTGCCGCGCCGCCGGCCCGAATGGGCCGGCCGCAACTACACGCTGCTGACCGGCGCCGCCGTCATCACCAACCTCGGCAGCCACGGAGCGCTCGTCGCAGCCGCCTTCGCGGTCCTCGGAGCCGGCGGTTCCGGAGGGGACGTCGGCCTCGTCGCCGCCGCCCGTACGCTCCCCCTCGTCCTCTTCCTCCTCGTGGGCGGCGCGCTCGCCGACCGGCTGCCGCGGCACCGGGTGATGGTCGCGGCGAACGCGCTGAACTGCCTCTCGCAGGCCGCCTTCGCCTTCCTGGTGCTCGCCGGGGACCCCCGGCTGTGGCAGATGATGCTGCTCACCGCGCTGTGCGGCACCGGTACGGCCTTCTTCAACCCGGCCGCGGAGGGGATGCTCCTCTCCAGCGTGTCGGGCGAGCACTCCAACCGCGCCTTCGCCTTCTTCCGGATGGCGATGAACGGCGCCGGCATCGGCGGAGCGGCCCTCGGCGGCGCCATGATCGCGGCGATCGGGCCGGGCTGGGTGCTGGCCGTGGACGCGGCGGCCTTCGCGCTCGCCGGTCTCCTGCGCGCCTTCCTCGACGTGAGCCACGTCGCCCGACGGGCCCCCGGCGGCGGCCTGCTGGCCGACCTGCGCGAGGGCTGGGTGGAGGTGCGGACCCGCCCCTGGCTGTGGAGCATCGTGCTCCAGTTCTCCGTGGTCGTCGCCGTCGTCGGCGCCGCCGAGGCGGTCTACGGACCCCTCGTGGCCCGCGACCGACTGGGCGGGCCGGCCCCCTGGGGCATGGCCCTGGCCTGCTTCGGCGCGGGCACCATCGCCGGGGCGCTGCTGATGATGACGTGGAAGCCGCGCCGCCTGCTCCTGGTCGGCACCCTGTGCGTGTTCCCGCTGGCGCTGCCCTCGGCGGCGCTGGCCGTACCGCTGCCCGTGTGGGGGCTGTGCGCGGTGATGTTCGTCAGCGGCACCGCCATCGAGGTGTTCGGCGTGAACTGGATGACCACCATGCACCAGGAGATACCGGAGGAGAAGTTCTCCCGGGTCTCGGCCTACGACTGGTTCGGCTCGGTCTCCATGCTCCCCCTGGCCACCGCCCTGGCCGGACCCGCCGAGACCGCCTTCGGCCGGACCGCGGCCCTGTGGGGCTGCGCGGCACTGGTGGTCGCCGGCACCGCGGCGGTGCTGTTCGTGCCCGACGTCCGCCGGCTGACCCGCAAGCCCCCGCCCGTACGCTCCCCTGCCCCAGCTCCCGCGGCCCCGGCTCCCGCCGCCCCGGACCCCGCGCGCGGCGGCGCCGCCGGAGTCTCCTGA
- a CDS encoding DUF4442 domain-containing protein, producing MSADQMNVGELLAQTVPMAGTLNLEFIETTPERAVVRLPDQPAFHNHVGGPHAGAMFTLAESASGAIVLAAFGDQLSRAVPLAVRAEIGYKKLAKGVVTATATLGRPAADVVAELDAGGRPEFPVTIAIQREDEAVTGEMTVVWTLRPNA from the coding sequence ATGAGCGCAGACCAGATGAACGTGGGCGAACTGCTCGCCCAGACCGTGCCGATGGCGGGCACCCTCAACCTCGAATTCATCGAGACGACCCCCGAGCGCGCGGTCGTGCGGCTGCCCGACCAGCCCGCCTTCCACAACCACGTCGGCGGCCCGCACGCCGGCGCCATGTTCACCCTCGCCGAGTCCGCGAGCGGCGCCATCGTCCTGGCCGCCTTCGGCGACCAGCTCTCGCGCGCCGTGCCGCTGGCCGTCCGCGCGGAGATCGGCTACAAGAAGCTCGCCAAGGGCGTCGTGACCGCCACCGCCACCCTCGGCCGCCCGGCCGCCGACGTCGTGGCCGAACTGGACGCGGGCGGCCGCCCGGAGTTCCCCGTCACCATCGCCATCCAGCGCGAGGACGAGGCCGTCACCGGCGAGATGACCGTCGTCTGGACCCTGCGCCCCAACGCGTGA
- a CDS encoding DedA family protein, which translates to MHIQEWLETIPAISVYLLVGLVIGLESLGIPLPGEIILVSAALLASQQGHIDPVVLGACAVAGAIIGDSIGYAIGRRGGKPLLERLGRRFPKHFGPAHVALAERSFDKWGMWAVFFGRFVALLRIFAGPLAGVLRMPYWRFLIANVLGGILWAGGTTAVIYTVGIVAEPWLKRFSWLALVVALLFGLAVTLVVRFRMKKAAAEVHEAEPAAATAAAAATSD; encoded by the coding sequence GTGCACATCCAGGAATGGCTGGAGACGATTCCGGCGATCAGTGTCTACCTCCTGGTGGGCCTGGTCATCGGACTGGAGAGCCTCGGCATCCCGCTGCCCGGGGAGATCATCCTGGTCAGCGCGGCCCTGCTGGCCTCGCAGCAGGGGCACATCGACCCCGTGGTCCTCGGCGCCTGCGCGGTCGCGGGGGCGATCATCGGCGACTCCATCGGCTACGCGATCGGGCGCCGGGGCGGCAAGCCGTTGCTGGAACGGCTCGGACGGCGCTTCCCCAAGCACTTCGGGCCCGCCCACGTGGCCCTCGCGGAGCGCTCCTTCGACAAGTGGGGCATGTGGGCCGTCTTCTTCGGCCGGTTCGTCGCCCTGCTGCGGATCTTCGCCGGGCCCCTCGCGGGCGTCCTGCGCATGCCGTACTGGCGGTTCCTGATCGCGAACGTCCTCGGCGGCATCCTGTGGGCGGGCGGTACGACCGCCGTCATCTACACCGTCGGCATCGTCGCCGAGCCGTGGCTCAAGCGGTTCTCCTGGCTGGCGCTGGTGGTGGCCCTGCTGTTCGGGCTCGCCGTGACGCTGGTGGTGCGCTTCCGCATGAAGAAGGCCGCCGCCGAGGTCCACGAGGCGGAGCCGGCGGCGGCGACGGCCGCCGCGGCGGCGACCTCCGACTGA
- a CDS encoding gamma carbonic anhydrase family protein, producing MTQQPNQGRAGLIAGVGDRRPSVDPTAFTAPTSVVVGDVTLAAGASVWYSAVLRADCGPITLGADSNVQDNCTLHVDPGFPVSIGERVSIGHNAVVHGCTVEDDCLIGMGATVLNGAVIGAGSLVAAQALVPQGMLVPPGSLVAGVPAKVRRELTEEEREGIKVNAAMYTELAKQHRASVTPDA from the coding sequence ATGACGCAACAGCCGAACCAGGGCCGGGCAGGACTCATCGCGGGCGTCGGCGACCGGCGCCCGTCCGTGGACCCGACGGCCTTCACCGCTCCGACCTCCGTCGTGGTCGGCGACGTGACCCTGGCCGCCGGCGCGAGCGTCTGGTACTCGGCGGTGCTGCGCGCCGACTGCGGCCCGATCACGCTCGGCGCGGACAGCAACGTGCAGGACAACTGCACGCTCCACGTGGACCCCGGCTTCCCGGTGTCCATCGGCGAGCGCGTCTCCATCGGGCACAACGCCGTCGTGCACGGCTGCACCGTGGAGGACGACTGCCTCATCGGGATGGGCGCGACGGTCCTGAACGGGGCCGTCATCGGCGCCGGTTCACTGGTCGCGGCGCAGGCGCTGGTCCCGCAGGGGATGCTCGTCCCGCCCGGCTCGCTCGTCGCGGGGGTGCCCGCCAAGGTGCGGCGGGAGCTCACCGAGGAGGAGCGCGAGGGGATCAAGGTCAACGCCGCGATGTACACGGAGCTGGCGAAGCAGCACCGCGCCTCGGTGACCCCGGACGCCTGA
- a CDS encoding DapH/DapD/GlmU-related protein, translating to MPKNQNTFSSLTALRRRVAGRVVHAGWRWMQQAGAVTAQHPGRLRFGAIGDGTRLAFPQGTVFGERWIRLGEHCIIAEQVTLTAGMMPDLDLGPEPMLVLGNGVVLGRGSHVIADTRISIGDDTFCGPGVYITSTNHSYDDPHEPVGKQWPRSAPVEIGPGCWLGTGAVILPGARLGRNVVVAAGAVVRGEVPDHAVVAGAPARIVRRWEPDTGWQPPLRTPAPVPIPDGMTPEQLRGLARLAEAEQS from the coding sequence GTGCCGAAGAACCAGAACACGTTCTCATCGCTGACGGCCCTGCGCCGACGGGTCGCCGGCCGCGTGGTGCACGCGGGCTGGCGCTGGATGCAGCAGGCGGGCGCGGTCACCGCGCAGCACCCCGGACGGCTGCGCTTCGGCGCGATCGGCGACGGCACCCGACTGGCCTTCCCCCAGGGCACCGTCTTCGGGGAGCGCTGGATCCGGCTCGGCGAGCACTGCATCATCGCCGAGCAGGTGACCCTGACCGCCGGGATGATGCCCGACCTCGATCTCGGGCCCGAACCGATGCTGGTGCTGGGCAACGGCGTCGTGCTCGGACGCGGCAGCCACGTCATCGCCGACACCCGCATCAGCATCGGCGACGACACCTTCTGCGGGCCGGGGGTGTACATCACCTCCACCAACCACAGCTACGACGACCCGCACGAGCCGGTCGGCAAACAGTGGCCGCGCAGCGCGCCGGTCGAGATCGGACCAGGCTGCTGGCTGGGCACCGGCGCGGTGATCCTCCCCGGGGCCCGGCTGGGCCGCAACGTGGTGGTGGCCGCGGGTGCCGTCGTACGGGGCGAGGTGCCCGACCACGCGGTGGTGGCGGGGGCGCCCGCCCGGATCGTGCGCCGGTGGGAGCCCGATACGGGCTGGCAGCCGCCGCTGCGCACCCCCGCGCCGGTGCCGATCCCGGACGGGATGACGCCGGAGCAGTTGCGCGGACTGGCGCGGCTGGCGGAGGCCGAGCAGTCCTGA
- a CDS encoding EamA family transporter, whose product MTALFALATAVLWGLADFGGGLLTRRIPALTVVVVSQIAAVAVLGGIVIGTGAWREAGPQLWFAVAAGLVGPAAMLSFYKALALGPMGVVSPLGSVGVVVPVGVGLALGERPGPGQFAGIAVAVAGIVLAGGPELRGAPVQRQAVVLTLLAAFGFGAVMALIAHASTTLTGLFLALFVQRVTNVAVGGAVLWVQVGRGTPALPAGTGPRVLWSLLPALAFVGLADVAANGTYSIAAQNGPVTVAAVLSSLYPVVTAFAAFAVLKERLRSVQAAGAGLALAGTVLLAAG is encoded by the coding sequence ATGACCGCCCTGTTCGCCCTGGCCACAGCCGTGCTGTGGGGCCTCGCCGACTTCGGCGGCGGGCTGCTGACCCGCCGCATACCGGCGCTGACGGTGGTCGTGGTCTCGCAGATCGCCGCCGTCGCCGTGCTCGGGGGGATCGTGATCGGCACCGGCGCCTGGCGGGAGGCCGGACCGCAGCTGTGGTTCGCGGTGGCCGCCGGTCTCGTCGGCCCGGCCGCCATGCTCAGCTTCTACAAGGCGCTGGCCCTGGGCCCGATGGGCGTGGTCTCGCCGCTCGGCTCCGTCGGCGTGGTCGTACCGGTGGGGGTGGGTCTGGCCCTCGGCGAGCGGCCCGGACCGGGGCAGTTCGCGGGCATCGCCGTGGCCGTGGCCGGCATCGTCCTCGCGGGCGGCCCCGAGCTGCGCGGCGCCCCCGTACAGCGGCAGGCCGTCGTGCTCACCCTGCTCGCCGCCTTCGGCTTCGGCGCCGTCATGGCCCTGATCGCGCACGCCTCCACCACCCTGACCGGCCTGTTCCTGGCCCTCTTCGTCCAGCGGGTCACCAACGTGGCCGTCGGCGGCGCCGTCCTGTGGGTGCAGGTCGGGCGGGGCACCCCGGCCCTGCCCGCCGGTACCGGGCCGCGCGTGCTGTGGAGCCTGCTGCCCGCCCTGGCCTTCGTCGGCCTGGCGGACGTCGCGGCCAACGGCACGTACTCCATCGCCGCCCAGAACGGCCCGGTCACCGTGGCCGCCGTACTGTCCTCGCTCTACCCGGTGGTCACCGCGTTCGCCGCGTTCGCCGTGCTCAAGGAACGGCTGCGCAGCGTGCAGGCGGCCGGGGCCGGACTGGCCCTCGCGGGCACGGTCCTGCTCGCCGCGGGCTGA
- a CDS encoding helix-turn-helix domain-containing protein: MSDLEQLTQALARNLKRWRGERGFTLDALAARAGVSRGMIIQIEQARTNPSVGTTVKLADALGVSITTLLDHERSPQVHVVEPGQGVRMWSSGTGSEARMLLGDDRRGPVEMWIYRLEAGDGTASDPHPSGTFEMLHVTAGELTLEIADGRYVVPAGGAVSFEANVPHAYRNEGPGPMEMTMAVSIPPVQGVAGAH; this comes from the coding sequence GTGTCGGACCTCGAACAGCTCACCCAGGCGCTCGCCCGGAACCTCAAGCGGTGGCGCGGCGAGCGCGGATTCACCCTCGACGCGCTGGCGGCCCGCGCGGGGGTGAGCCGCGGCATGATCATCCAGATCGAACAGGCCCGTACGAATCCCAGCGTGGGCACCACGGTCAAACTGGCCGACGCCCTCGGGGTCAGCATCACCACCCTCCTCGACCACGAGCGCAGCCCGCAGGTGCACGTGGTGGAGCCGGGGCAGGGGGTGCGGATGTGGTCCAGCGGGACGGGCAGCGAGGCGCGCATGCTGCTCGGCGACGACCGGCGCGGACCCGTGGAGATGTGGATCTACCGGCTGGAGGCCGGGGACGGCACGGCCTCCGACCCCCACCCGTCGGGCACCTTCGAGATGCTGCACGTGACGGCCGGGGAACTCACCCTGGAGATCGCCGACGGCCGGTACGTGGTCCCGGCGGGCGGAGCCGTCTCCTTCGAGGCGAACGTGCCGCACGCCTACCGCAACGAGGGCCCCGGGCCGATGGAGATGACCATGGCGGTGTCGATCCCGCCGGTCCAGGGGGTGGCGGGCGCCCACTGA
- a CDS encoding CoA-binding protein: MYGDPATIRKILTELGDTWAVVGLSNNQDRAAYGVARVLQRFGKRVVPVHPKAETVHGEPGYPSLAAIPFEVDVVDVFVNSALAGAVADEAVAVGAGAVWFQLDVIDEEAYARTRGAGLEMVMDRCPAIEIPVL; this comes from the coding sequence GTGTACGGCGACCCGGCGACCATTCGCAAGATCCTCACCGAACTCGGTGACACATGGGCCGTGGTGGGCCTGTCCAACAACCAGGACCGGGCGGCCTACGGGGTGGCGCGCGTGCTGCAGCGGTTCGGGAAGCGGGTCGTTCCCGTGCACCCGAAGGCGGAGACGGTGCACGGGGAGCCGGGGTACCCGTCGCTCGCGGCGATCCCCTTCGAGGTGGACGTGGTGGACGTCTTCGTGAACAGCGCGCTGGCCGGCGCGGTCGCCGACGAGGCGGTGGCGGTGGGCGCCGGGGCCGTCTGGTTCCAGCTGGACGTGATCGACGAGGAGGCCTACGCCCGCACCCGCGGGGCGGGCCTGGAGATGGTCATGGACCGCTGCCCCGCGATCGAGATCCCGGTGCTCTAG
- a CDS encoding YigZ family protein, translating to MKADQYVTVAREGTHESEINRSRFLCSLAPAATEQEAQEFVARVRKEHPTATHNCYAYVIGADASVQKASDDGEPGGTAGVPMLQMLTRRDIRYAVAVVTRYYGGVKLGAGGLIRAYGGVVGEALDALGTVTRHRYRLATVTVDHQRAGKTQNDLRSTGRAVLDVRYGEAVSIEIGLPEAEVEAFRAWLADVTAGTAGFELGGEAYAEG from the coding sequence GTGAAGGCAGACCAGTACGTGACGGTGGCCCGAGAGGGAACGCACGAGTCCGAGATCAACCGCTCGCGGTTCCTGTGCTCGCTCGCGCCCGCGGCGACGGAGCAGGAGGCGCAGGAGTTCGTCGCGCGCGTCCGCAAGGAGCACCCCACCGCCACGCACAACTGCTACGCCTACGTGATCGGCGCCGACGCCTCCGTGCAGAAGGCCAGCGACGACGGGGAACCCGGCGGGACCGCCGGGGTGCCCATGCTGCAGATGCTGACCCGGCGCGACATCCGGTACGCGGTGGCCGTGGTCACCCGCTACTACGGCGGCGTGAAGCTCGGCGCCGGCGGGCTCATCCGGGCCTACGGAGGGGTCGTCGGGGAAGCCCTGGACGCCCTCGGGACCGTCACCCGGCACCGCTACCGGCTGGCCACCGTCACCGTCGACCACCAGAGGGCCGGGAAGACCCAGAACGACCTGCGCTCCACCGGGCGGGCGGTGCTGGACGTGCGCTACGGCGAGGCCGTCTCGATCGAGATCGGCCTCCCCGAGGCGGAGGTCGAGGCCTTCCGGGCCTGGCTCGCCGACGTCACCGCCGGAACCGCGGGCTTCGAGCTCGGCGGAGAGGCCTACGCGGAGGGCTGA
- a CDS encoding vanadium-dependent haloperoxidase → MPLTRPVRVRPALLAAGSAALLALTAAVPSAAAPAPPLAAGTGSVVLDWYDTTARTVAATAAPTQITDNRTWAIGWIAAARAAREAPAGPARGRFQDAAVASAVHGVLIGLAPSRRADLDAALAATLGRIPDGSAEQGGVAAGARQAAAVLAARAGDGLDPASVNAPFPVPPAAPGVWQPTPDAYAPAAQYGNRLAKPFLLERADQFRLGPPPALDSRRYRTDLAEVRAYGAADSAVRTPRQTETANFWYASSQVLYTEPLRVAVARSHGSTAERAELLALFHAASVDTQIATSDSKYTYVRWRPVTAIRTGDIGTDPAWTPLHRTPAHPDYPSGHATYAGAAQAVLDGLAGPVTTPFGMTSPTAPGVRRTYTGWRQLTRDNVDARVYSGIHSRSADEAGVRLGEAVGRYALRHADRLYGTL, encoded by the coding sequence ATGCCGCTCACCCGACCCGTCCGCGTCCGTCCCGCGCTGCTCGCCGCGGGCTCCGCTGCGCTCCTGGCCCTGACCGCCGCCGTCCCCTCGGCCGCCGCGCCGGCGCCCCCGCTCGCGGCGGGGACGGGGTCGGTGGTGCTCGACTGGTACGACACCACCGCCCGGACCGTCGCGGCCACGGCCGCTCCCACGCAGATCACCGACAACCGCACCTGGGCGATCGGCTGGATCGCGGCCGCGCGCGCCGCCCGGGAGGCCCCCGCGGGCCCGGCCCGGGGCCGCTTCCAGGACGCCGCCGTCGCCTCCGCGGTGCACGGCGTGCTGATCGGCCTCGCCCCGTCCCGCCGTGCCGATCTCGACGCGGCCCTGGCCGCCACCCTGGGCCGGATCCCGGACGGCTCCGCCGAGCAAGGGGGCGTGGCGGCGGGTGCCCGGCAGGCCGCGGCCGTGCTGGCCGCCCGCGCGGGGGACGGCCTCGACCCGGCCTCGGTGAACGCGCCGTTCCCGGTGCCGCCCGCCGCGCCGGGGGTCTGGCAGCCCACGCCCGACGCGTACGCGCCCGCCGCCCAGTACGGCAACCGCCTGGCGAAGCCCTTCCTGCTGGAGCGCGCCGACCAGTTCCGGCTGGGGCCGCCGCCCGCGCTGGACTCCCGCCGCTACCGGACCGACCTCGCCGAGGTACGTGCGTACGGAGCCGCCGACAGCGCCGTGCGCACGCCCCGCCAGACCGAGACGGCGAACTTCTGGTACGCCTCCTCCCAGGTCCTCTACACCGAACCGCTGCGGGTGGCCGTGGCCCGTTCGCACGGCTCGACCGCCGAGCGGGCGGAGCTGCTCGCGCTGTTCCACGCCGCGTCCGTCGACACCCAGATCGCCACCTCCGACAGCAAGTACACGTACGTACGGTGGCGGCCGGTCACCGCGATCCGGACCGGGGACATCGGCACCGACCCGGCGTGGACCCCGCTGCACCGGACGCCGGCCCACCCCGACTACCCGAGCGGCCACGCCACGTACGCGGGTGCCGCGCAGGCGGTGCTGGACGGGCTGGCCGGGCCGGTGACCACCCCGTTCGGGATGACCAGCCCGACGGCGCCGGGCGTGCGGCGCACCTACACCGGGTGGCGGCAGCTGACCCGGGACAACGTCGACGCCCGGGTGTACTCGGGGATCCACAGCCGCAGCGCCGACGAGGCGGGCGTCCGGCTCGGCGAGGCCGTCGGGCGGTACGCGCTACGGCACGCCGACCGGCTGTACGGCACGCTCTGA